The sequence below is a genomic window from Lujinxingia litoralis.
CCACAGCCCGGGTCATTGTCGAGGTCGAAGGCGATCAGATCGGCCGACTTTCCGACTTCCAACGAGCCGATCTCATCGCCCAGGCCCAGCGCGCGGGCGCCGTCGATGGTGGCCAGACGCATCACGCGCTCGGCCGGCATGGCCTGCGGTCCGTGGAAGGGCTTCTGCAAAAGCGCCGCCAGGCGCATCTCGATAAAGGCATCGAGGTTGTTGTTGCAGGGGGCGCCGTCGGCGCCCAGCGCCACGCGCACGCCCAGCTTATCGTAGCGGGGCATGTTGGCGATGCCGCTGGCCAGCTTCAGGTTGCTGGAGGGGCAGTGGCAGATGCAGGTCTGGGTCTGGGCCAGGATGGAGCAGTCGTCATCGTCGACATGCACGCCGTGGGCGAGCACGCTGCGCTCGCCGGTGATGCCCACCTCTTTGAGGAACGCGATGTTGCTCACCCCGTAGCGCTCGCGGGTGAAGTCGTTTTCGTAGGTGGTCTCGGAGGCGTGGGTGTGAATATGGCACCCGAGGTCGCGGGAGGCCTGCCCCACCTCGCGCAGAAGTTCTTCGGTGCAGCTGACCGCAAAGCGCGGGGCGAAGGCGTACTGAATGCGCCCTTCGGCCGCCCCGTGCCAGGTGTCATAAAGACGCAGGCTCTCTTTGATGCTCTCGGCGGTGACCTCCCGCATGGGCTCGGGCACCTCATCGCCCAGGTCCATCATGCACTTGCCGATGTGCGCGCGGATGCCGCTCTCAGCCACCGCCTCGCCAATGGCGTCGGTGTGATGCACGGTGCCCATATCCAGGATCGCGGTGGTACCGCCCAGGATCAGCTCGGCCAGCCCCACACGCGCGCTCACGCCGAGCGTCTCATGGGTCAGCGCGGCCTCGTAAGGCCAGATCCGGCGCTTGAGCCAGTCGATGAGCACCATATCGTCGGCGTGGTTACGCATCAGGGTCTGGCAGAGGTGGATGTGGCACTGCACAAAGCCCGGGGTGATGACGTGACCGCTCATATCGAGCTGGCGCGCCCCCTGAGCCTGCTGCGGATCGACGGTGCCAATGGCCGTGATGCGACCGTCTTCGATGAGCAGGTCGCCCTCGACGACATCACCTTGGGCGTTCATGGTGACCAGCGTGGCGTTCTTGAGCCAGGTTCGTGCAGACATCAAGTGTTCCTCAACGTGGGTGATTCCAGGCCGGGCCCGGCCGAGCAAAAGCGTGGCAGGCTACCACAGCGGCGCGCAGCCTGCCACCGATCCGGCGCACTGTTCAAGGGGCAGCCGCTGAGCCATAATGCGGCCGAGTACGACGTGCAGGCGCCGGCGCCATGGTCGCCGGGAGAAGGATGAAACGATGAGTAGCGAAGCATCAAGCAGTGACCAGGAGTTAAGCCGCGACGCGATCTTTGGCGGCGCGCTCCACCTGTGGCAGGCCACCTCGGGGTATCGCTTCGGGCTCGACGCGCTCCTGCTGGCCACCGATCTTCCCGAGCTGGCGCCGGGCGCCACGGTGGTGGAGCTGGGCGCGGCGCAGGGGCCGGTTTCACTGACGGTGGCCTGGCAGCGCCCGGATGTGCGGGTGGTGGCGGTGGAGCGTCAGCCCGACCTTGCTCGCCTCCTACGTCGGAATGTGGCGGAGAACGGGCTTGAAAATGTGGTGGTGATCGAGGGCGATCTTCGCCAGCGTAAAGCACTCTTCACCCCCCAGTCGGCCGCTCTGGTGCTCGCCAACCCGCCCTACTACCCGCAGGGCTCTCGCCGCCCCAGTGAGAACGCGCAAAAGGCCCAGGCCCACCACGAGCTTCACGGCACGCTGGGGGATTTTGTGCGCGCGGCGGCCTACCTGCTCCAGCCCCGGGGCTGGCTGCAACTGATCGCTCCGCCGGTGCGCCACCTCGACGTGGTGGCCGCCGCTGGCGAGACCGATCTTCGCCTGGCGCAGATGCGCCACTACCACGATCGTGCCGATCGTCCGGCCTACCTCAGCGAGTATCGATTTCGACGCCCCTCGGCGCCGGACTTAAAGATTCGCCCGCCGCTGATGATCCGCGACGCCGAGGGCCACTACAGCCCTGAGGTGCGCCGACGGCTGGGGATGGATCCGGCATGAAGATGCGCCTGCAGAGCGTGTGGAGGGGTACGGGCGCGTTGGCGCTGTGTCTGGGGCTGGCCCAGGGTGCCTGGGGGTGTGCCTCGGCCGGCGATCCCCTGGAGCGCGCCACCCAGATCGCCGGGCGCGCCCTGCAGAAGAGCACCACAAAAGCCAGCACTCCCGGTAGTATCCCGGGCGCGGTGCGCTTTGTGGCACGCTACAATCCCTGCCGCTGTCAGGCACCGCCCTTTGAGATCTGGAGCTACGGCCGCTGGCAACGCACGGAGCTTCGGGCCGCCGAGGACGAGACCGTCGAGGCGCTCCACACCTACGCCCGCAGCGTGGAGGACACCGCCGAATTCACGCTCCTGGGCTGGCCCTCCGAGGGGGCGCCCTACCCCGGGTTTGAGCTCGAGGGGTTTGAAGCCGGCGTACGCGCCTCGGCGCGCGGATCTTCCACGTCGACTCCGTAACGACGGGTCACGCCCTGGCCCTCGGCCTGAATGGTGCGCGTGCGCACGAGCTCATCAAAGAGCGCCTTAAAGAGCTCAAAACTCCAGAGAAGCTCCACCGGCTCCTGAAGCTCGTAGCCCCGATCGCGCTCAATGAACTCGATGATCGTCGGGCCATTAAAGAGCGCCGACGCCGCGCTGGAGAGGGTGTTGTTAAGAAAGCGCGAGGCTCGCACCAGCGTCCAGCGCGCCCGCTCAAAGGGGCGCCCGAAGTTGGGGAGGGCGAGTGTGGGGTTGAGCCCGGCCAGACGCTCGATGCTGGTGGCGTAGGTCGCCGGATCGCTCTGGCGCGAGGGAAGGCCGCTCAGGGCGATATCGCCGGAAAAGAGCGTGGCCGACGCCTCATCAAAGAGGGCCATATGCCCCGGAGTTACCCCGGCGGTGTCATGGACCTGAAGCTCCAGGCGCCCGGCGCGCACGCGCATCCCCTGGCGCAGGGGCACCACGTTGAGGCTCCGGGTCATGCGCGGGTAGTAACGCTCGATCCAGGCGTGGACCGCCGGGGCATCGAAGCCCTCGATGACCGCGGCCAGCTCGGTGGCGCGGGTCTTCAACGCGGCCCGACGCCGCTCGGTGATCATCTCCAGATCGCGCGGGGCCAGCATGTCGGGACTCAGCGCGAAGACCTCGGCCTGGGGGAAGTTTCGCGCTCCGCCGATCGCGCTCACATCCCAGGAGGTCGCGATGATGCGGTCGATCTGATCGGAGCGAACTCCGCACTCCGAGAGCGCCTGGCTCAGATCTTCGGCGTGCAGCGCAGGGTGACCGGCGTTGATCAGCGCCCAGGGCGCCGGACCACACAGGTACACGTTGGTCGGCTGACGAAGCGCCTCGGGGCTGAGCTCCAGGCTGCGGGTGAGCGCGATGCGGTAGAGCTCAGGACCGAGCTCTTCAATCTGGTACATGGGCGATCTCTGGCGGGTGGGCGCGTCGGACACCGGTGGTCGTCGGCGCCAGCACACATCGAATCAAGAAAAGCCGGGGGCCGGTGCGCGCTTGCACACCGGCCCCGGGAACCTAACGCCTGCGGCGCGCGGTGAAAAGCTCAGCCGCGAAAGGAGAAGCGCAGCTCGTAGTCACACAGGTAGAAGACGTCGCCTTCTTCGATCTTCTTGGACTCGATGCGGTTGCCGCGGAACTCCACCCCGTTGGTCGAGCCCATATCTTTGATGTAATAGGCGCCGTTGCGGTGGATGACCATGCAATGCTTACGCGAGATGTTGCCATCGCGGATCGTCAGATCGGTCTGCTGGCTGCCGCGCCCGATGACAAACTTCTCTTTGTCGATCGTGTAGCGGTTGTTGTTAAAACTCAAAAAGACCGGGACTTGCGCGCTGCCCCCGAAGGCCGGCTCCGCGCCAAAGGACGGTTGCGACGGCGCCTGCGGGGGACGTGGGGCCTGGGGAGGCTCCTGCTGGGGCCAGCCACCTCCGGCGTTGGGACGCGGGGGAGGGGGAGGCGGTCCGCCGGCCGGACGCTGTGGGAACGAGGGCGGCTGGGGCGGCGCCTGCGGGGGACGCGGCGCGCTGCCGACGGCCGGCACCCGATCAAAGGTGCGATGATCCATGCCCTGTCCACCGCCGTAGCCGCCCACATTGAAGCGTTCGCCGCCGGTCTGCGGCGGCGCGCCCAGCCCTGGCGAGTTGCCCGCGCCAAAGCCCGGCGCCTGCGGGGCGGCAGCGTAGGCGGCCTCCTGGGGCTCACCCACGGCGTAGTCGCGATTGCGCGCGTACTGACGCATCGACTCGTTGATCAGATAGTCCATCGAGCAGCCCAGCTCCTGGGCCATTTGCTCAAAGAGTTCCCAGAGGTAGTCGCGGCAATAGAAGCTGCGAAGCGTCTTGCGATTTTGATCGGTCATGGGAGTCGGCCCGAGCACGTTGGTCGAGAGGGTCTGAGGGGTTAGCGCTAGCACCGCGCACGCCAGGGATCTGGCGAGTCGGCACCCTTTGACGATCGTCTAATCGCCGGGAAGGTCAAGCGTGTCGTGACCTTAGCACAGGGCTTTTTGGGGTGTCCAGAAACGCAATCGGGTGGCTGACCCCAGGGTCAACCACCCGAAAGAACCTGCCGTCGCCGGCGCCCGACCGCCGGCGACGAATCGAGGATCTACCTCACTGTAATCGCCAGGATCAGGATGCCGCTCTGATAGCTCAGCCCGGCCTGGAAGAACGTGCTCCCGGGCGTGGCCCGCAGCGTGGTGTTGAGCCGATCGCCGATGGTGAGCCCGAGTTTGACAAAACTCTCCTGCTTCCCGTGCGAGGTCATCGTCAGCGTGGAGCCGTCGGGCAGGCTCACATCATCGGATTCGCCATCGGCCAGCGAGAGCCGGGAGCTGGCCACCTGCCGAAAGGAGGTGTACCCGGCGAACCCACGCTCCAGCCGACGGCGCAGATCGGAGAGTTGGCTATCGAAGCCCTCACTCTGGTTGCTGGCAGCGATGGCCCGCACCTCGATGGTGACCTTCTCCTGGGCGCTGGCGCTGACGCTGATCGTCAGGAAGAGTCCAAAAGCAAAGACAAAGGTAAAAAGGTTTCTCAGCGTTCGCATGGTCGGGTCTCGCGTGGGCGGTGGCGGTTCAATCACCTGAAAGCAACAAAGGGTCCAGCGGGTGCTTCTTAAATCGGGCGCCCCACAGGCAGCGTCTCGGGGGTCTCTTCGGGTTCGACGTCGGGGGCGGCAGGTTGTTCATTGCGATCTTCTGCCGGCGCGGGCGTACCGGCCTCCTCGGCGCTCGGCGTGGCGGGCTCTTCATCGTCCATCACCCACAGGATCGGGACATCGACCTCGGCCTCATCGACACCGGCGGCGGTGAGCTGCGGGTTGTGGATCATCACCGAAGAGCCCGGGGCATACTCCACGCTGTCGAAGATCACGACGGTACGGGTTTCCACGACCCTCTCGCTCTGGAAGAAGATCTGGCTGGCGATCGCCCCACAGATCAGCAGGGCCACGGCCGCCACGGCCGCAAACACCGGGGAGCTGTACGGAGACGCGTGCACCGGGCGCTGGCGCTCGCTCAGGGAGACGACGTTGCCGGCAGCGGCTTCGGCGTCTGCCCGGTCGAGCCCCTCGACGACGCCCTCCCAGAGGTGGCTTAAGTCGGCCTGATCGCGGGCCAGCTCGTGGGCGGCGTTGATGCCCACATGCAGCTCGGCGAGTGCTCCCAGGGTGGCATCGACCCCCGGATCGCCGGTGGCGATCCAGCGCTCGACCTGAGCACACTCCTCCGCGCTGGCCTCACCATCATGGTAGCGGTAGAGGAGCACGCGGTGCTCTTCGGCATCAAAACGTGAGGGGTGGCGCAGCGGCTCATCGGCCGGCGCATCAAGGCCGGCCTGAACCCCGGCCCAGAAATCACCGAAGTCGACGCCGGCGCTCAAGTCGTTGGCGCGCAGGCCCTGGCCGATGCCGTCGAGCTCCGCCAGATAGTCGGCCACATCCTGGCGTGACTCCATCAACGCGGCGATCACGGCGGCCTCGGCCTCATCGACCTCGCCATCATGGAAGCGCTCCAGCATCGGGGCCAGCTCTTCCAGGGAGTTTTGTGAGAGGTCGTTGGCGGCCTGCGCCAGCCGGGCGATGGTGGCGGCGTCGACGCTCGGGGCACGCTCCCAGGCGGCCTCACTGGCCATCTCCACGGCCACCCGGAGCTCTTCGAGCGCGCTTACGTAGAGGCGCCAGCCGGGGCGCACCTCCAACTCGCGCTCCACCTGAGCGCGCTCCTCGTCGGCAAGCTCCTGGTCGACGTAGCGCTGCAGGCGTAGCGCCTGCGGGTATGTCAGCAACTCTTGGGTCATCGTGGGCCTCGGTCTCGCCAAAGACGGGCTGCAGGGGATGTAAGGCTAAGGTCCGTTCCTGCGAGCTAGACGCCTGCTCTAAGCGAACTATTCAAAACATCGATCGGGACTTAGCTGACCTTGAGCTCGTCACCCACGTAGTTTTCCACGGCGGCCTGAAAGTAACGACGCGCGTGGTAGAGGCGGCTCATCACCGTGCCTTTGGAGATGTTGAGCACGTCGGCGATCTCCTCGTAGCTCAACCCCTCGACCTCGCGCAGGATCAGGATCGTGCGGTGTTTTTCCGAAAGAGTCTCCAGCGCCTCGAGCATCTTCTGGCGCAACTCCTTGCGTCCGTAGACCCGATCCGGGTTCAGCCCCAGGCGAGAGGGCAGGATGTGCTCATCGCCCTCGACCTCATCGCTGCCGCGCAGGATGCCGTCGTCATAATCGACCTCCTGCACCCGCTTCTTCTTGCGCAGAAAGTCGATGCACATGTTGACGGTGATTCGGTAGAGCCAGGTGTAAAAGCTCGACTGCCGATTGAACTTCTCAAGGTAGCGATAGACCTTGATGAAGACCTCTTGGCTGACATCCATGCTGTCATCGGGATTTTTGAGCATGCCGATGCAGATGCCGTAGACCTTGCGCTGATAGGCCTCGACGAGCTCCTTAAACGCCTCGCGATCGCCCTGTTGGGCGCGCTCCACAAGTTGGAGTTCCTGATCTTCCACAAACACCCCGTAGCAAGGTGGAGGTTCACTGGGTTGGGGTCCCGGGGGGGCCACGTCGGGCGGAGTGTAGTGCAGGGGGGCCTCCGGCAGCAACCGGACAGGCTTGCCACCTTCGGGTGAACTCGATAGAGTCGGGCCATTCCTAATCGTTCGACCTGCTGTTGTGGGGGTTGGGCCCTTTCGTAGTGGCCCCCGGTGTACAGGTCAGCACTCTCCGTGCCCGCGGTGGTACGGGGCGCTGTCTGTGGTGTGCGCTGACGCGTGCATCCCGGGTCCCGAACACATCCTGGTGCAGAGGGTGCGGCAAACCCACGCGCTTTAAGGCGCGCAGCCGGATCACCTACGCCATGACGCATACGAGCGAGGCGACACGCACCCGCGAGGAGAACACTCCTCTGCCCACCAACACCCGGGACCTGATCTGCCGCTTTCAGAAGCTCGTGTTCAAGATCGCCCACAAGGTTCATCAGAACACCGGCGGAGTCCTCAGCATGGAGGATCTGGTCAGCTGGGGCTACACCGGGCTTCTGACGGCGTATAAACGCTTCGACCCCACGATCAACGACCGCTTCGTGACCTTCGCCTATTATCGCATCCGCGGGGCCATGTACGACGCCTGCCGACAGCACGCTCAGGTCATCGGGGAGCAGAGCACCTATGAGCAGGCGGCCAACGAGGTGATGAGCGCCTACGCCCACGTGGTGCACTTAAGCACCCAGGAGCGCTCCATCGAAGAGCGCCTGGGGATGCTCGGAGACATCGCCGGCAACCTCAACGTGGTGTACGTGCTCAGTCAGCCTCCCCAGCAGGCGCTTCGCGGCCAGGCCACCCCGGAGTTAAGCACGTTGGAGCACGATCAGTTCGTGGCCGGCATGCGGGAGCTGGTCGAGGGGCTCAACGAGCGCACCCGCGCGCTGATCGAGGGCTACTACTTTGATCAGCGCACCCTCTCCGAGCTCTCCCGGGAGCTGGACTGCTCCGTCTCCTGGGCCTCGCGCATGCACACCCGCGCGCTGCGGGAGCTACGCGAGGCCATCGAAAACGATCCCCACTTTGAAGACCTCGCCGACGCCCCCTGCCCTTGAGTCGGCAACGCGCTCAGCCCTGGCGAGCACAATCGCCCACGATCGCGATGATGCGCTCGCGATCGGCCGCGCTCAACGAGGAGCCCGAGGGCAGGCAGAGTCCGCGCTCAAAGAGGTCCTCACTGACCGCCCCACCGACCATCTCCGCCTCGGCAAAGACCGGCTGCAGGTGCATGGGCTTCCAGACCGGCCGGGCCTCGATATTCTCGGCCTCCAGCGCCAGGCGAATGGCCTCGCGATCGTTGCCAAAGGTCTGCGGGTCGATGGTCAGGCAGGTCAGCCAGCGCGAGTGCATGCCCCAGGGAGCCTCCGGCTGAAAGGTCAGGCCGGGCAACGCCCCCAGGGCCTCCTGATAATGGGCGAAGTTGGCACGGCGCGCCTGAACCTTCTGG
It includes:
- a CDS encoding 5'-deoxyadenosine deaminase; its protein translation is MSARTWLKNATLVTMNAQGDVVEGDLLIEDGRITAIGTVDPQQAQGARQLDMSGHVITPGFVQCHIHLCQTLMRNHADDMVLIDWLKRRIWPYEAALTHETLGVSARVGLAELILGGTTAILDMGTVHHTDAIGEAVAESGIRAHIGKCMMDLGDEVPEPMREVTAESIKESLRLYDTWHGAAEGRIQYAFAPRFAVSCTEELLREVGQASRDLGCHIHTHASETTYENDFTRERYGVSNIAFLKEVGITGERSVLAHGVHVDDDDCSILAQTQTCICHCPSSNLKLASGIANMPRYDKLGVRVALGADGAPCNNNLDAFIEMRLAALLQKPFHGPQAMPAERVMRLATIDGARALGLGDEIGSLEVGKSADLIAFDLDNDPGCGPGGDVYARLVYTAQKHNVRHVFASGKELVAGGELVGVDLGQLMARARQAHADTASRMQQFISG
- a CDS encoding tRNA1(Val) (adenine(37)-N6)-methyltransferase; protein product: MSSEASSSDQELSRDAIFGGALHLWQATSGYRFGLDALLLATDLPELAPGATVVELGAAQGPVSLTVAWQRPDVRVVAVERQPDLARLLRRNVAENGLENVVVIEGDLRQRKALFTPQSAALVLANPPYYPQGSRRPSENAQKAQAHHELHGTLGDFVRAAAYLLQPRGWLQLIAPPVRHLDVVAAAGETDLRLAQMRHYHDRADRPAYLSEYRFRRPSAPDLKIRPPLMIRDAEGHYSPEVRRRLGMDPA
- a CDS encoding MBL fold metallo-hydrolase, with the protein product MYQIEELGPELYRIALTRSLELSPEALRQPTNVYLCGPAPWALINAGHPALHAEDLSQALSECGVRSDQIDRIIATSWDVSAIGGARNFPQAEVFALSPDMLAPRDLEMITERRRAALKTRATELAAVIEGFDAPAVHAWIERYYPRMTRSLNVVPLRQGMRVRAGRLELQVHDTAGVTPGHMALFDEASATLFSGDIALSGLPSRQSDPATYATSIERLAGLNPTLALPNFGRPFERARWTLVRASRFLNNTLSSAASALFNGPTIIEFIERDRGYELQEPVELLWSFELFKALFDELVRTRTIQAEGQGVTRRYGVDVEDPRAEARTPASNPSSSNPG
- a CDS encoding FHA domain-containing protein, with product MTDQNRKTLRSFYCRDYLWELFEQMAQELGCSMDYLINESMRQYARNRDYAVGEPQEAAYAAAPQAPGFGAGNSPGLGAPPQTGGERFNVGGYGGGQGMDHRTFDRVPAVGSAPRPPQAPPQPPSFPQRPAGGPPPPPPRPNAGGGWPQQEPPQAPRPPQAPSQPSFGAEPAFGGSAQVPVFLSFNNNRYTIDKEKFVIGRGSQQTDLTIRDGNISRKHCMVIHRNGAYYIKDMGSTNGVEFRGNRIESKKIEEGDVFYLCDYELRFSFRG
- a CDS encoding sigma-70 family RNA polymerase sigma factor, which translates into the protein MEDQELQLVERAQQGDREAFKELVEAYQRKVYGICIGMLKNPDDSMDVSQEVFIKVYRYLEKFNRQSSFYTWLYRITVNMCIDFLRKKKRVQEVDYDDGILRGSDEVEGDEHILPSRLGLNPDRVYGRKELRQKMLEALETLSEKHRTILILREVEGLSYEEIADVLNISKGTVMSRLYHARRYFQAAVENYVGDELKVS
- a CDS encoding sigma-70 family RNA polymerase sigma factor is translated as MTHTSEATRTREENTPLPTNTRDLICRFQKLVFKIAHKVHQNTGGVLSMEDLVSWGYTGLLTAYKRFDPTINDRFVTFAYYRIRGAMYDACRQHAQVIGEQSTYEQAANEVMSAYAHVVHLSTQERSIEERLGMLGDIAGNLNVVYVLSQPPQQALRGQATPELSTLEHDQFVAGMRELVEGLNERTRALIEGYYFDQRTLSELSRELDCSVSWASRMHTRALRELREAIENDPHFEDLADAPCP